In one Drosophila pseudoobscura strain MV-25-SWS-2005 chromosome X, UCI_Dpse_MV25, whole genome shotgun sequence genomic region, the following are encoded:
- the baz gene encoding partitioning defective 3 homolog isoform X1, giving the protein MFDVPPKCPALANKLGGLFGWRHTYKVAAKHEGIPHGHLHKSYSLTLPKRPPSPSDYSCAKPDSWVTVTHLQTQSGILDPDDCVRDVADDREQILAHFEDPGPDPGVAQGGGDGASGSSSVGTGSPDIFRDPTNTEAPTRDLSTPHIEVTSTTSGPMAGLGVGLMVRRSSDPNLLASLKAEGSNKRWSAAAPHYAGGDSPERLLIDKAGGQLSPQWEEEDDVASQQQLKEQLLLQQQQQQQPPAAAHQPFARSGRLSMQFLGDGNGYKWMEAAEKLQHQNQNPNPSQNLGQNQNQHTGHREAHSGQSSLPNSAYSSKSLPRESKRKEPLGQAYESIREKDGEMLLIINEYGSPLGLTAMPDKEHGGGLLVQHVEPGSRAERGRLRREDRILEINGIQLIGLSESQVQEHLRRALECSELRVRVLRGDQQQRQQRRDSKVAEMVEVATVSPTRKPHAAPVGTSLQVANTRKLGRKIEILLKKGPNGLGFSVTTRDNPAGGHCPIYIKNILPRGAAIEDGRLKPGDRLLEVDGTPMTGKTQTDVVAILRGMQAGATVRIVVSRQQELAEQTDQAAAAAAAAQAQAQAEKTASIAAPAAASIQVQKSSSARSLFQQQQQQQQLLNESQHFIDAGSESAASNDSLPPSSNSWNTREELTLHIPVHDTEKAGLGVSVKGKTCSNLNASSSSGSGGGSGSGSGQMKHDGDLGIFVKSVIHGGAASRDGRLRMNDQLLSVNGVSLRGQNNAEAMETLRRAMVNTPGKHPGTITLLVGRKIQRSASSSDILDQGLSQSQSHNHSHSNGSGSSNSNSGHNNSSSNASDNSGATVIYLSPEKREQRGSGNDRGAGGSSEMNRWSNPVLDRLTGGICSTNTQAQQQLSQQHPQQQQQVSQQQPQQPRRLPPTPICSSAALRNESYYMATNDNWSPAQLHLLTGHGNTALLIEDDAEPMSPVLPARPHDGQHCNPSSANPSSQTKAVAAGGPAGVPAGVAVTVPGTPSSSSTFDATYSSQLSLETNSGVEHFSRDALGRRSISEKHHAALDARETGTYQRNKKLREERERERRIQLTKSAVFGGSVESLTTRIANANAQLAGYRHAKTASSIEQRESMQQQLAAAEAEARDQLGDLGPSLGMKKSSSLESLQTMVQELQMSDEPRGHQALRAPRGRGREDSLRAAVVSEPDANKPRKTWLLEDGDHEGGFASQRNGPFQSSLNDGKHGSKSSRAKKPSILRGIGHMFRFGKNRKDGVVPVDTYSAVAISPPSSVVSSSPQLQQQQQQQQQQQLQQQQIPAAALAALERNGKPPAYQPPPPLPAPNGVGAGGAGGVTAANGGIHQNDIFNHRYQHYANYEDLHQHQQQQQQQQQQLISTSVETLSESTLECMRQQVIRQRIKVEAESRRHQHYHSQRSARSQDISMHSTSSSSHHQHPQAQTQGHTNGGIRPMSSYYEYETVQQQRMGSIKHSHHSSHSSHNGAAAGTTGASGSSASPINVPHWKAAALNGYSPASLNSSSRSRGPFVTQVTIREQSGMPSQLQQLQQQPTYQTVQKMGPQSQYGSSAGSQPHASKV; this is encoded by the exons ATGTTCGACGTTCCGCCCAAGTGCCCGGCGCTGGCCAACAAATTGGGCGGCCTCTTCGGCTGGCGACACACCTACAAGGTGGCGGCCAAGCACGAGGGCATACCGCACGGCCACCTCCACAAGTCCTACTCCCTCACCCTGCCCAAGCGACCCCCGTCGCCGTCGGACTATTCGTGTGCGAAG CCGGACTCGTGGGTGACGGTGACCCATCTACAGACACAGTCGGGCATCCTTGATCCCGACGACTGTGTGCGGGATGTGGCCGACGATCGGGAACAGATCCTCGCACACTTTGAGGATCCCGGACCGGATCCGGGCGTGGCGCAGGGCGGCGGCGACGGAGCCTCCGGCAGCTCCTCGGTGGGCACCGGGTCGCCGGACATCTTCCGCGACCCCACGAACACGGAGGCCCCCACCCGGGACCTGTCCACGCCGCACATCGAGGTGACGAGCACCACCTCCGGCCCGATGGCCGGCCTGGGCGTGGGCCTGATGGTGCGCCGCAGCAGCGACCCCAATCTGCTGGCCTCGCTCAAGGCGGAGGGCAGCAACAAGCGTTGGTCGGCGGCGGCGCCCCACTACGCCGGCGGCGACTCGCCCGAGCGTCTGCTGATCGACAAGGCCGGCGGCCAGCTGTCGCCCCaatgggaggaggaggatgacgtcgccagccagcagcagctcaaggaacagctgctgctccaacagcagcagcagcagcagcccccagCTGCCGCCCATCAGCCATTCGCCCGCTCGGGGCGCCTGTCCATGCAGTTCCTGGGCGACGGCAACGGCTACAAGTGGATGGAGGCGGCCGAGAAGCTGcagcaccagaaccagaacccgaATCCGAGCCAGAACCTGGGCCAGAATCAGAACCAGCATACGGGACACCGGGAAGCACATTCCGGACAGTCGTCGCTGCCGAACAGCGCCTACTCGAGCAAGTCCCTGCCGCGGGAGAGCAAGCGGAAGGAGCCACTGGGGCAGGCGTACGAGTCGATCCGCGAGAAGGACGGCGAGATGCTGCTGATCATCAACGAGTACGGCAGTCCGCTGGGCCTCACGGCGATGCCGGACAAGGAGCACGGCGGCGGACTCCTTGTCCAGCACGTCGAGCCCGGCAGTCGGGCCGAGCGCGGGCGGCTGCGGCGTGAGGACCGCATCCTCGAGATCAACGGCATCCAGCTGATCGGCCTCAGCGAGTCGCAGGTCCAGGAGCACCTCCGACGGGCCCTCGAGTGCTCCGAGCTGCGGGTGCGCGTCCTGCGCggcgaccagcagcagcgccagcagcggcGCGACTCCAAGGTGGCCGAAATGGTCGAGGTGGCCACCGTCTCGCCCACGCGAAAGCCGCACGCCGCCCCCGTGGGCACCTCCCTGCAGGTGGCCAACACCCGGAAGCTGGGCCGCAAGATCGAGATCCTGCTCAAGAAGGGCCCCAACGGCCTGGGCTTCTCGGTGACGACGCGCGACAATCCCGCCGGCGGCCACTGCCCCATCTACATCAAGAACATACTGCCCCGCGGCGCGGCCATCGAGGACGGACGCCTCAAGCCCGGCGATCGGCTGCTCGAGGTCGACGGCACTCCCATGACGGGCAAAACCCAAACCGATGTGGTGGCCATCCTCCGGGGCATGCAGGCGGGCGCCACAGTCCGCATAGTCGTCTCCCGACAGCAGGAGCTGGCCGAGCAGACCGatcaggcggcggcagcagcagcagcggcacaggcacaggcacaggcagaaAAGACCGCTTCCATAGCCGCTCCTGCTGCGGCTTCCATCCAGGTGCAGAAATCGAGCAGCGCCCGTTCGctcttccagcagcagcagcagcagcagcagctcctcaaCGAATCTCAGCATTTCATCGATGCGGGCAGCGAGTCGGCAGCCTCAAAT GATAGCCTGCCGccgagcagcaacagctggaATACCCGCGAGGAGCTGACGCTGCACATACCAGTGCACGACACGGAGAAGGCCGGACTGGGGGTGAGCGTCAAGGGGAAGACCTGCTCGAACCTGAATGCCTCCAGCtcgagtggcagtggcggtggcagcggcagcggcagcggccagATGAAGCACGACGGCGATCTGGGGATATTCGTGAAGAGCGTTATCCATGGCGGAGCCGCCTCCCGGGACGGACGACTGCGGATGAACGACCAGCTGCTGAGCGTGAACGGGGTGTCGCTGCGCGGCCAGAACAATGCCGAGGCCATGGAGACACTGCGTCGGGCGATGGTCAATACGCCGGGCAAGCATCCGGGCACCATAACGCTCCTCGTGGGCCGCAAGATCCAGCGCTCGGCCAGCTCCAGCGACATCCTGGACCAGGGTCtaagccagagtcagagtcacaATCACAGCCAtagcaacggcagcggcagcagcaacagcaacagcggccacaacaacagcagctcgAATGCGAGCGACAATTCGGGGGCCACCGTCATTTACTTGAGTCCCGAGAAGCGGGAACAgcgcggcagcggcaacgacaGAGGAgccggcggcagcagcgagaTGAACAg ATGGAGCAACCCCGTTTTGGACCGTCTAACCGGTGGCATTTGctccacaaacacacaggcccagcagcagctctcgCAGCAacatccgcagcagcagcagcaggtctcgcagcaacagccgcagcagccacgTCGCCTGCCCCCAACCCCGATCTGCAGCAGTGCGGCACTCCGCAACGAGAGCTACTACATGGCCACCAACGACAACTGGTCGCCGGCGCAGCTCCATCTGCTGACGGGCCATGGCAATACGGCGCTGCTGATCGAGGACGATGCCGAGCCAATGTCCCC GGTCCTGCCGGCGCGTCCACACGATGGGCAGCACTGCAACCCGAGCAGCGCCAACCCATCGTCGCAGACgaaggcagtggcagcgggaGGGCCAGCGGGAGTGCCAGCGGGAGTGGCCGTCACTGTGCCGGGCACACCgtcgagcagcagcaccttCGATGCCACCTACTCGTCGCAGCTCAGCCTGGAGACGAACTCGGGCGTGGAGCACTTCTCGCGCGATGCCCTGGGCCGGCGCAGCATCTCGGAGAAGCACCATGCGGCGCTGGATGCCCGCGAGACGGGCACCTACCAGCGCAACAAGAAGCTGCGCGAGGAGCGCGAGCGCGAGCGCCGCATCCAGCTGACCAAATCGGCCGTCTTTGGGGGCTCCGTCGAGTCGCTGACGACCCGGATCGCCAACGCCAATGCCCAGCTGGCGGGCTACAGGCACGCCAAGACCGCGTCCAGCATCGAGCAGCGCGAGtcgatgcagcagcagctggcggccgccgaggccgaggcccgCGACCAGCTGGGGGACCTGGGCCCCTCGCTGGGCATGAAGAAGTCCTCGTCGCTGGAGTCGCTCCAGACCATGGTCCAGGAGCTGCAGATGTCCGACGAGCCGCGTGGCCATCAGGCGCTGCGTGCCCCGCGCGGCCGCGGCAGGGAGGACAGCCTCAGGGCGGCGGTTGTCAGCGAACCGGATGCCAATA AGCCCCGCAAGACGTGGCTGCTGGAGGATGGGGACCACGAGGGCGGCTTTGCCTCGCAGCGGAACGGACCCTTCCAGAGCTCCCTGAACGACGGCAAGCACGGCAGCAAGTCGTCGCGGGCCAAGAAGCCGAGCATTCTGCGGGGCATCGGACACATGTTCCGCTTCGGCAAGAACCGCAAGGACGGGGTGGTGCCAGTGGACACCTACAGTGCGGTGGCCATCTCTCCGCCCTCATCGGTGGTGTCATCATCgccacagctgcagcagcagcagcaacaacagcagcagcagcagctgcaacagcaacagatacCCGCCGCTGCGCTGGCAGCTTTGGAGAGGAATGGAAAGCCGCCAGCATAccagccaccgccgccactgcCAGCACCGAATGGTGTGGGTGCGGGCGGGGCCGGCGGTGTAACGGCAGCGAATGGCGGCATCCATCAGAACGATATATTCAATCATCGGTATCAGCACTATGCCAACTATGAGGAtctgcatcagcatcagcagcagcagcaacagcagcaacagcaactgatTAG CACATCAGTCGAGACGCTATCGGAGTCGACGCTCGAATGCATGCGTCAGCAGGTGATACGACAGCGCATCAAGGTGGAGGCGGAAag TCGCCGCCATCAGCATTACCATTCGCAGCGCAGCGCCCGGTCGCAGGACATCAGCATGCACTCGACCAGCTCCTCGTCGCATCACCAGCATCCGCAGGCCCAGACGCAGGGCCACACGAACGGCGGCATCCGTCCCATGAGCAgctactacgagtacgagaccgtgcagcagcagcgtatGGGCAGCATCAAGCACAGCCACCACAGtagccacagcagccacaatggGGCGGCAGCAGGCACCACGGGGGCCTCGGGCTCCTCGGCGTCGCCCATCAATGTGCCCCACTGGAAGGCGGCCGCCCTCAACGGCTACTCCCCGGCCAGCCTGAACAGCAGCTCCCGCAGCCGCGGACCTTTTGTCACCCAGGTGACCATTCGAGAGCAGAGCGGCATGCCGtcccagctgcagcagctccagcagcagcctaCCTACCAGACCGTGCAGAAGATGGGGCCGCAGTCACAGTACGGCAGCAGTGCTGGCTCCCAGCCGCACGCCTCGAAGGTGTGA
- the baz gene encoding partitioning defective 3 homolog isoform X3, whose translation MFDVPPKCPALANKLGGLFGWRHTYKVAAKHEGIPHGHLHKSYSLTLPKRPPSPSDYSCAKPDSWVTVTHLQTQSGILDPDDCVRDVADDREQILAHFEDPGPDPGVAQGGGDGASGSSSVGTGSPDIFRDPTNTEAPTRDLSTPHIEVTSTTSGPMAGLGVGLMVRRSSDPNLLASLKAEGSNKRWSAAAPHYAGGDSPERLLIDKAGGQLSPQWEEEDDVASQQQLKEQLLLQQQQQQQPPAAAHQPFARSGRLSMQFLGDGNGYKWMEAAEKLQHQNQNPNPSQNLGQNQNQHTGHREAHSGQSSLPNSAYSSKSLPRESKRKEPLGQAYESIREKDGEMLLIINEYGSPLGLTAMPDKEHGGGLLVQHVEPGSRAERGRLRREDRILEINGIQLIGLSESQVQEHLRRALECSELRVRVLRGDQQQRQQRRDSKVAEMVEVATVSPTRKPHAAPVGTSLQVANTRKLGRKIEILLKKGPNGLGFSVTTRDNPAGGHCPIYIKNILPRGAAIEDGRLKPGDRLLEVDGTPMTGKTQTDVVAILRGMQAGATVRIVVSRQQELAEQTDQAAAAAAAAQAQAQAEKTASIAAPAAASIQVQKSSSARSLFQQQQQQQQLLNESQHFIDAGSESAASNDSLPPSSNSWNTREELTLHIPVHDTEKAGLGVSVKGKTCSNLNASSSSGSGGGSGSGSGQMKHDGDLGIFVKSVIHGGAASRDGRLRMNDQLLSVNGVSLRGQNNAEAMETLRRAMVNTPGKHPGTITLLVGRKIQRSASSSDILDQGLSQSQSHNHSHSNGSGSSNSNSGHNNSSSNASDNSGATVIYLSPEKREQRGSGNDRGAGGSSEMNRWSNPVLDRLTGGICSTNTQAQQQLSQQHPQQQQQVSQQQPQQPRRLPPTPICSSAALRNESYYMATNDNWSPAQLHLLTGHGNTALLIEDDAEPMSPVLPARPHDGQHCNPSSANPSSQTKAVAAGGPAGVPAGVAVTVPGTPSSSSTFDATYSSQLSLETNSGVEHFSRDALGRRSISEKHHAALDARETGTYQRNKKLREERERERRIQLTKSAVFGGSVESLTTRIANANAQLAGYRHAKTASSIEQRESMQQQLAAAEAEARDQLGDLGPSLGMKKSSSLESLQTMVQELQMSDEPRGHQALRAPRGRGREDSLRAAVVSEPDANKPRKTWLLEDGDHEGGFASQRNGPFQSSLNDGKHGSKSSRAKKPSILRGIGHMFRFGKNRKDGVVPVDTYSAVAISPPSSVVSSSPQLQQQQQQQQQQQLQQQQIPAAALAALERNGKPPAYQPPPPLPAPNGVGAGGAGGVTAANGGIHQNDIFNHRYQHYANYEDLHQHQQQQQQQQQQLISRRHQHYHSQRSARSQDISMHSTSSSSHHQHPQAQTQGHTNGGIRPMSSYYEYETVQQQRMGSIKHSHHSSHSSHNGAAAGTTGASGSSASPINVPHWKAAALNGYSPASLNSSSRSRGPFVTQVTIREQSGMPSQLQQLQQQPTYQTVQKMGPQSQYGSSAGSQPHASKV comes from the exons ATGTTCGACGTTCCGCCCAAGTGCCCGGCGCTGGCCAACAAATTGGGCGGCCTCTTCGGCTGGCGACACACCTACAAGGTGGCGGCCAAGCACGAGGGCATACCGCACGGCCACCTCCACAAGTCCTACTCCCTCACCCTGCCCAAGCGACCCCCGTCGCCGTCGGACTATTCGTGTGCGAAG CCGGACTCGTGGGTGACGGTGACCCATCTACAGACACAGTCGGGCATCCTTGATCCCGACGACTGTGTGCGGGATGTGGCCGACGATCGGGAACAGATCCTCGCACACTTTGAGGATCCCGGACCGGATCCGGGCGTGGCGCAGGGCGGCGGCGACGGAGCCTCCGGCAGCTCCTCGGTGGGCACCGGGTCGCCGGACATCTTCCGCGACCCCACGAACACGGAGGCCCCCACCCGGGACCTGTCCACGCCGCACATCGAGGTGACGAGCACCACCTCCGGCCCGATGGCCGGCCTGGGCGTGGGCCTGATGGTGCGCCGCAGCAGCGACCCCAATCTGCTGGCCTCGCTCAAGGCGGAGGGCAGCAACAAGCGTTGGTCGGCGGCGGCGCCCCACTACGCCGGCGGCGACTCGCCCGAGCGTCTGCTGATCGACAAGGCCGGCGGCCAGCTGTCGCCCCaatgggaggaggaggatgacgtcgccagccagcagcagctcaaggaacagctgctgctccaacagcagcagcagcagcagcccccagCTGCCGCCCATCAGCCATTCGCCCGCTCGGGGCGCCTGTCCATGCAGTTCCTGGGCGACGGCAACGGCTACAAGTGGATGGAGGCGGCCGAGAAGCTGcagcaccagaaccagaacccgaATCCGAGCCAGAACCTGGGCCAGAATCAGAACCAGCATACGGGACACCGGGAAGCACATTCCGGACAGTCGTCGCTGCCGAACAGCGCCTACTCGAGCAAGTCCCTGCCGCGGGAGAGCAAGCGGAAGGAGCCACTGGGGCAGGCGTACGAGTCGATCCGCGAGAAGGACGGCGAGATGCTGCTGATCATCAACGAGTACGGCAGTCCGCTGGGCCTCACGGCGATGCCGGACAAGGAGCACGGCGGCGGACTCCTTGTCCAGCACGTCGAGCCCGGCAGTCGGGCCGAGCGCGGGCGGCTGCGGCGTGAGGACCGCATCCTCGAGATCAACGGCATCCAGCTGATCGGCCTCAGCGAGTCGCAGGTCCAGGAGCACCTCCGACGGGCCCTCGAGTGCTCCGAGCTGCGGGTGCGCGTCCTGCGCggcgaccagcagcagcgccagcagcggcGCGACTCCAAGGTGGCCGAAATGGTCGAGGTGGCCACCGTCTCGCCCACGCGAAAGCCGCACGCCGCCCCCGTGGGCACCTCCCTGCAGGTGGCCAACACCCGGAAGCTGGGCCGCAAGATCGAGATCCTGCTCAAGAAGGGCCCCAACGGCCTGGGCTTCTCGGTGACGACGCGCGACAATCCCGCCGGCGGCCACTGCCCCATCTACATCAAGAACATACTGCCCCGCGGCGCGGCCATCGAGGACGGACGCCTCAAGCCCGGCGATCGGCTGCTCGAGGTCGACGGCACTCCCATGACGGGCAAAACCCAAACCGATGTGGTGGCCATCCTCCGGGGCATGCAGGCGGGCGCCACAGTCCGCATAGTCGTCTCCCGACAGCAGGAGCTGGCCGAGCAGACCGatcaggcggcggcagcagcagcagcggcacaggcacaggcacaggcagaaAAGACCGCTTCCATAGCCGCTCCTGCTGCGGCTTCCATCCAGGTGCAGAAATCGAGCAGCGCCCGTTCGctcttccagcagcagcagcagcagcagcagctcctcaaCGAATCTCAGCATTTCATCGATGCGGGCAGCGAGTCGGCAGCCTCAAAT GATAGCCTGCCGccgagcagcaacagctggaATACCCGCGAGGAGCTGACGCTGCACATACCAGTGCACGACACGGAGAAGGCCGGACTGGGGGTGAGCGTCAAGGGGAAGACCTGCTCGAACCTGAATGCCTCCAGCtcgagtggcagtggcggtggcagcggcagcggcagcggccagATGAAGCACGACGGCGATCTGGGGATATTCGTGAAGAGCGTTATCCATGGCGGAGCCGCCTCCCGGGACGGACGACTGCGGATGAACGACCAGCTGCTGAGCGTGAACGGGGTGTCGCTGCGCGGCCAGAACAATGCCGAGGCCATGGAGACACTGCGTCGGGCGATGGTCAATACGCCGGGCAAGCATCCGGGCACCATAACGCTCCTCGTGGGCCGCAAGATCCAGCGCTCGGCCAGCTCCAGCGACATCCTGGACCAGGGTCtaagccagagtcagagtcacaATCACAGCCAtagcaacggcagcggcagcagcaacagcaacagcggccacaacaacagcagctcgAATGCGAGCGACAATTCGGGGGCCACCGTCATTTACTTGAGTCCCGAGAAGCGGGAACAgcgcggcagcggcaacgacaGAGGAgccggcggcagcagcgagaTGAACAg ATGGAGCAACCCCGTTTTGGACCGTCTAACCGGTGGCATTTGctccacaaacacacaggcccagcagcagctctcgCAGCAacatccgcagcagcagcagcaggtctcgcagcaacagccgcagcagccacgTCGCCTGCCCCCAACCCCGATCTGCAGCAGTGCGGCACTCCGCAACGAGAGCTACTACATGGCCACCAACGACAACTGGTCGCCGGCGCAGCTCCATCTGCTGACGGGCCATGGCAATACGGCGCTGCTGATCGAGGACGATGCCGAGCCAATGTCCCC GGTCCTGCCGGCGCGTCCACACGATGGGCAGCACTGCAACCCGAGCAGCGCCAACCCATCGTCGCAGACgaaggcagtggcagcgggaGGGCCAGCGGGAGTGCCAGCGGGAGTGGCCGTCACTGTGCCGGGCACACCgtcgagcagcagcaccttCGATGCCACCTACTCGTCGCAGCTCAGCCTGGAGACGAACTCGGGCGTGGAGCACTTCTCGCGCGATGCCCTGGGCCGGCGCAGCATCTCGGAGAAGCACCATGCGGCGCTGGATGCCCGCGAGACGGGCACCTACCAGCGCAACAAGAAGCTGCGCGAGGAGCGCGAGCGCGAGCGCCGCATCCAGCTGACCAAATCGGCCGTCTTTGGGGGCTCCGTCGAGTCGCTGACGACCCGGATCGCCAACGCCAATGCCCAGCTGGCGGGCTACAGGCACGCCAAGACCGCGTCCAGCATCGAGCAGCGCGAGtcgatgcagcagcagctggcggccgccgaggccgaggcccgCGACCAGCTGGGGGACCTGGGCCCCTCGCTGGGCATGAAGAAGTCCTCGTCGCTGGAGTCGCTCCAGACCATGGTCCAGGAGCTGCAGATGTCCGACGAGCCGCGTGGCCATCAGGCGCTGCGTGCCCCGCGCGGCCGCGGCAGGGAGGACAGCCTCAGGGCGGCGGTTGTCAGCGAACCGGATGCCAATA AGCCCCGCAAGACGTGGCTGCTGGAGGATGGGGACCACGAGGGCGGCTTTGCCTCGCAGCGGAACGGACCCTTCCAGAGCTCCCTGAACGACGGCAAGCACGGCAGCAAGTCGTCGCGGGCCAAGAAGCCGAGCATTCTGCGGGGCATCGGACACATGTTCCGCTTCGGCAAGAACCGCAAGGACGGGGTGGTGCCAGTGGACACCTACAGTGCGGTGGCCATCTCTCCGCCCTCATCGGTGGTGTCATCATCgccacagctgcagcagcagcagcaacaacagcagcagcagcagctgcaacagcaacagatacCCGCCGCTGCGCTGGCAGCTTTGGAGAGGAATGGAAAGCCGCCAGCATAccagccaccgccgccactgcCAGCACCGAATGGTGTGGGTGCGGGCGGGGCCGGCGGTGTAACGGCAGCGAATGGCGGCATCCATCAGAACGATATATTCAATCATCGGTATCAGCACTATGCCAACTATGAGGAtctgcatcagcatcagcagcagcagcaacagcagcaacagcaactgatTAG TCGCCGCCATCAGCATTACCATTCGCAGCGCAGCGCCCGGTCGCAGGACATCAGCATGCACTCGACCAGCTCCTCGTCGCATCACCAGCATCCGCAGGCCCAGACGCAGGGCCACACGAACGGCGGCATCCGTCCCATGAGCAgctactacgagtacgagaccgtgcagcagcagcgtatGGGCAGCATCAAGCACAGCCACCACAGtagccacagcagccacaatggGGCGGCAGCAGGCACCACGGGGGCCTCGGGCTCCTCGGCGTCGCCCATCAATGTGCCCCACTGGAAGGCGGCCGCCCTCAACGGCTACTCCCCGGCCAGCCTGAACAGCAGCTCCCGCAGCCGCGGACCTTTTGTCACCCAGGTGACCATTCGAGAGCAGAGCGGCATGCCGtcccagctgcagcagctccagcagcagcctaCCTACCAGACCGTGCAGAAGATGGGGCCGCAGTCACAGTACGGCAGCAGTGCTGGCTCCCAGCCGCACGCCTCGAAGGTGTGA